The Dehalococcoidia bacterium DNA window ATGAAGCAGATCAAATGCGATGTTGCGGTTATCGGAAGTGGAGTTGGCGGCACCACGGTAGCAGCTTTGCTGGCCAAGGCCGGCTACAATGTTCGGGTCGTTGAAAAGCTGCCGTTTGTGGGTGGCCGATGCGCCACATTGGACCATCATGGTTTCAAGATCAACACCGGAGCGGCCATGATTGGCGATGAAATTCACGGCGCGCTGTGTCGGGAAGTGGGCGCCGAGTTGGAGCTTCGCGCTCCCAAAACTGCATTTGTCTTCCGCATCAACGGGAAGGATCATCCCGCCCCGCTGAACAAGGGACTCTGGAAGAACCTCATTGGTCAGGCCGCCCGGGACGAGGCGGAGGCGGAGATGGTATATAAAGCCTTCGGGAAAGCCGTCTCCTGGTGTGAGCCCTCCTACTCCATGACTCTGGATGACTGGGCCCGGCAATATACGGATAATCCCAGCATATTGAGGCTTTTTCAGTTTTTCACTACTGCCATCGGTGTCAACAGTTATGAAATGGCTGCCGGAGAGTTTTTCCGCAGCATCACGGAGGGGGCCGTCATGACCTGGGCCTCCCCTCCGCTGGGATGCGGCGAGTTTTCCGACGCCATGGTTACGGCCATCAAAGGGATGGGAGGGGACGTGTGGACCCGTTGCCCGGCGATGCAGGTGAAGGTCAAAGGCGGGGCGGCCACCGGAGTGGTGGTGCAAAAAGACGGCGAGGCAATCGAAATAACAGCGCCGGTGGTCATCAGCAATGCGCCGCCGTGGAGGACCGCGCAAATGGTGGGGAAAGAGCATCTCAGTCCCGGCTATCTGAAGGACGTGGATCGGATCATGGGCGCGCCGATGATCTGTTTTCACTTAACGACCGATAAGCAACTTCCGATGCTGGAGGGCACGGCTTGTTTGAGCCTGGATGTGAAATCCCGCAGGCTGTACAACATGATCGATTACACCCCCATCTGTCCGGAGATGGCACCCAAAGGCAAACACATCATTGAAGCGATCACCGTGCCCACCTCCGTCTATCCGCCCTACGATGTCAAGAAAGAGGTGGCCATGACCATTGCGGACTTGAGGAATGCCATCCCTGATTTCGATAACCAGGTGCAGATTCTGAGGATAAACTTCGCCCGGGGAGACTGGGGAGTGACCGGAAACGTTCCGGGAAGGGGTACCCTGCCCATTAAGACACCGGTCTATGGTTTGTACTCGGTGGGAGACAGGTCGGCTCCCGCGGGCTGGTGGTGCTCGCTGGCAGCCATCAAGAGCGGACGCATGGTGGCGGCCGATGTCATGAAACGATTCAAGCCGAAATGAGCCGGCAAAGAGACAAGCTCTTAAGAAAGCAGTTGCAATATCCAGTGGTTTATCAGCCGAGGCAAGCTAGATCGGAAACGAAGGTGAGGAGGAGATCATGAGCTATCAGGTAATGCATAAGGCGACGCTGACCGAAAAGGTCAAAAGGGTAAAGGACAGTTTCTTCGAAACCGAGGTGAGGTTGTCCACAGAGCGGATAAAATTCGTCGTGCAGGCTTACCGGGAGGCCGGGGGAGAAGCCCCGATCATCACCCGGGCAAAAGTATTCGACAGATATCTGCGGGGGATGACGCTGTTTATTGACGA harbors:
- a CDS encoding NAD(P)/FAD-dependent oxidoreductase, with product MKQIKCDVAVIGSGVGGTTVAALLAKAGYNVRVVEKLPFVGGRCATLDHHGFKINTGAAMIGDEIHGALCREVGAELELRAPKTAFVFRINGKDHPAPLNKGLWKNLIGQAARDEAEAEMVYKAFGKAVSWCEPSYSMTLDDWARQYTDNPSILRLFQFFTTAIGVNSYEMAAGEFFRSITEGAVMTWASPPLGCGEFSDAMVTAIKGMGGDVWTRCPAMQVKVKGGAATGVVVQKDGEAIEITAPVVISNAPPWRTAQMVGKEHLSPGYLKDVDRIMGAPMICFHLTTDKQLPMLEGTACLSLDVKSRRLYNMIDYTPICPEMAPKGKHIIEAITVPTSVYPPYDVKKEVAMTIADLRNAIPDFDNQVQILRINFARGDWGVTGNVPGRGTLPIKTPVYGLYSVGDRSAPAGWWCSLAAIKSGRMVAADVMKRFKPK